Proteins co-encoded in one Marinobacter gudaonensis genomic window:
- a CDS encoding Na+/H+ antiporter family protein produces MNAVVAAVAIMLALSLCRIHVVVALIIGAVSGGLIAGLSLEATIEAFNNGLGGGATVALSYATLGAFAVAIGKSGLAHALADKALALVGRQDEGSAGKGVRFMIIGLLLAIAISSQNVLPIHIAFIPLVVPPLLYVMARLNMDRRLVACVLTFGLITPYMFLPVGFGGIYLNEILLAKVSANGVDAAGLNVMKAMALPALGMLCGLLIAVFFSYRNGRSYNLETITKAERVDARYSPRTLVMALVAIVTAFVVQLWLGSMILGALAGFVLFNLSGVVRWKEADDLFTEGMKMLAMIGFIMIAASGFAEVMRETGEIASLVDSSVAAIGENKAMAALLMLVVGLLITMGIGSSFSTIPIIAALYVPLALQLGFSPLAIVALVGTAGALGDAGSPASDSTLGPTAGLNADGQHNHIWDTVVPTFLHYNLPLLAFGWVAAMVL; encoded by the coding sequence ATGAATGCCGTTGTCGCCGCGGTCGCGATCATGCTCGCCCTGAGCCTGTGCCGCATCCACGTAGTTGTTGCCCTGATCATCGGTGCCGTTTCCGGCGGCCTGATTGCCGGGCTGTCCCTGGAAGCCACCATCGAAGCCTTCAATAACGGGCTGGGCGGCGGAGCCACCGTCGCTCTGTCCTACGCGACTCTCGGCGCCTTCGCCGTGGCCATCGGCAAGTCCGGCCTGGCCCACGCCCTGGCCGACAAGGCCCTGGCCCTGGTGGGCCGCCAGGACGAGGGCAGCGCCGGCAAAGGCGTGCGCTTTATGATCATCGGCCTGCTGCTGGCCATCGCCATCTCGTCCCAGAACGTCCTGCCGATCCACATTGCCTTCATTCCCCTGGTGGTGCCACCGTTGCTGTACGTGATGGCCAGACTGAACATGGATCGCCGCCTGGTGGCCTGCGTGCTCACCTTCGGGCTGATTACCCCATACATGTTCCTGCCCGTGGGGTTTGGCGGTATCTACCTGAACGAAATCCTGCTGGCCAAGGTCAGCGCCAACGGCGTCGATGCCGCCGGCCTGAACGTCATGAAAGCCATGGCCCTGCCGGCGCTGGGCATGTTGTGCGGGTTACTGATTGCAGTGTTCTTCAGCTACCGGAACGGTCGAAGCTATAACCTGGAAACCATCACCAAAGCGGAACGGGTGGACGCCCGCTACAGCCCACGCACTCTGGTGATGGCGCTGGTAGCCATTGTGACCGCATTTGTGGTGCAGCTCTGGCTGGGCTCCATGATTCTGGGCGCGCTGGCCGGTTTCGTGCTGTTCAACCTGTCCGGCGTGGTGCGCTGGAAAGAGGCCGACGACCTGTTTACCGAAGGCATGAAGATGCTCGCCATGATCGGATTCATCATGATCGCCGCCTCGGGCTTTGCCGAAGTGATGCGGGAAACCGGCGAGATCGCCAGCCTGGTGGACAGTTCGGTGGCGGCCATCGGCGAGAACAAGGCCATGGCGGCCCTGCTGATGCTGGTGGTCGGCCTGCTGATTACCATGGGTATCGGCTCGTCGTTCTCCACCATCCCCATCATCGCCGCCCTGTACGTGCCCCTGGCCCTGCAGCTGGGCTTCAGCCCCCTGGCCATCGTGGCTCTGGTGGGCACCGCCGGCGCGCTGGGCGATGCCGGCTCCCCGGCCTCCGACTCCACCCTGGGCCCCACCGCCGGCCTGAACGCCGACGGCCAGCACAACCACATCTGGGATACCGTGGTGCCCACGTTCCTGCACTACAACCTGCCGCTGCTCGCCTTCGGTTGGGTTGCGGCCATGGTTCTCTAG
- a CDS encoding DUF1653 domain-containing protein — protein MTERKNDIRPGRYRHYKGKDYEVLGIARHSETEEQMVVYRCLYGDYSLWVRPLAMFRETVEVAGEQVPRFARLDQD, from the coding sequence ATGACAGAACGCAAGAATGACATCCGCCCCGGCCGCTACCGACATTACAAGGGCAAGGATTACGAGGTGCTTGGCATCGCCCGGCACAGCGAAACCGAGGAGCAGATGGTGGTGTACCGTTGCCTGTACGGCGATTACAGCCTTTGGGTGCGGCCCCTCGCCATGTTCCGGGAAACCGTGGAGGTGGCCGGTGAGCAGGTGCCCCGCTTTGCCCGCCTCGACCAGGACTGA
- a CDS encoding sensor domain-containing diguanylate cyclase yields the protein MMRQVFCIFLLIVSLVLPLSGPAWAEPVAFQWLEAPARELSLQEVRALPPAAWQTSSADEIFNRGFSDGSFWLKVEVPPEPVNRVLEVGYPLLDEVSVYWVLNGEVVERHQTGDTLPFESRPIYHRNFVFLVPSNTEPTTAYVRVSTLGAVQIPVEITPSAQFLANEQLSYGWQTAFLGIILAMALYNLFLFVIVRHSTYLWYVLTVVATGLVQLNFHGLLFQWLWPNLPFLNQYFTVPAISAALFFAINFTLRFLNVRLYSKPSYRFIQVAWVIAIVCFLYGLFGPYQSGIVLVSVFATVMTPAAWLIGVVVWRKGQVLGGFYVLAWTPLLIGHLILAVSKLGVMPRSFLTEFVPQVGVALEVILLSFAMAYRINLERRRRQEAQEQALVIQQQANQTLEMRVQERTEELERANDQLRAISLTDGLTHVANRRRFDQKLDDEWKRALRQGHPLSLLLIDIDHFKRVNDDHGHLVGDDCLTEVASLCTEEVQRSGDLLARYGGEEFSILLPATPEDGAVRVAERVRLAVARSPVYSGEHMAPVHLTISVGVATLIPTADLEPQELIRQADEALYAAKAAGRNRVMVARGFRAAVAPSS from the coding sequence ATGATGCGGCAGGTTTTCTGCATCTTTCTTCTGATAGTTTCGCTTGTACTGCCGTTGTCCGGGCCGGCGTGGGCCGAGCCTGTGGCGTTCCAGTGGCTGGAGGCCCCAGCCCGGGAGCTGTCATTGCAGGAGGTGCGGGCGTTGCCGCCGGCCGCCTGGCAAACGTCCAGCGCCGATGAGATCTTCAATCGCGGCTTCAGCGACGGCAGCTTCTGGCTGAAGGTCGAGGTGCCGCCGGAACCGGTCAACCGTGTGCTTGAGGTTGGCTACCCCCTGCTGGACGAAGTATCGGTGTACTGGGTGCTCAACGGGGAGGTGGTCGAGCGTCACCAGACCGGTGATACCCTGCCCTTCGAAAGCCGACCCATCTACCACCGCAATTTTGTGTTTCTGGTGCCCTCTAACACCGAGCCGACCACGGCGTATGTCCGGGTGAGTACTCTGGGCGCGGTCCAGATTCCGGTGGAGATCACGCCGTCGGCGCAGTTCCTGGCCAACGAACAGCTCTCCTACGGCTGGCAAACGGCGTTCCTGGGCATCATCCTGGCGATGGCGCTGTACAACCTGTTCCTGTTCGTGATTGTGCGCCACTCCACCTATCTCTGGTACGTGCTCACGGTGGTCGCCACCGGCCTGGTCCAGCTCAATTTTCATGGCTTGCTGTTCCAGTGGCTCTGGCCCAACCTGCCCTTCCTGAACCAGTATTTCACAGTGCCGGCAATCAGCGCGGCACTGTTCTTCGCCATTAATTTCACCCTCAGATTCCTGAACGTACGCCTGTACAGTAAGCCCAGCTACCGATTTATCCAGGTGGCGTGGGTTATCGCCATTGTCTGCTTCCTTTACGGGCTGTTCGGCCCTTATCAGTCGGGTATCGTACTGGTCAGCGTGTTTGCCACCGTGATGACACCGGCGGCCTGGCTGATCGGGGTGGTCGTCTGGCGCAAGGGGCAGGTCCTTGGCGGCTTCTACGTGCTTGCCTGGACGCCGCTGCTGATCGGCCACCTGATCCTCGCGGTCAGCAAACTCGGGGTCATGCCCCGCAGTTTTCTCACCGAGTTCGTGCCCCAGGTGGGAGTGGCCCTGGAAGTGATCCTGCTGTCCTTTGCCATGGCCTACCGGATCAACCTGGAACGTCGTCGGCGTCAGGAAGCCCAGGAGCAGGCGCTGGTGATCCAGCAGCAGGCCAACCAGACCCTGGAGATGCGGGTGCAGGAGCGTACTGAGGAGCTGGAGCGGGCCAATGACCAGCTCAGGGCCATCAGTCTGACCGATGGACTGACTCACGTGGCCAACCGTCGCCGGTTTGACCAGAAGCTGGACGACGAGTGGAAGCGCGCCCTGCGACAGGGCCACCCGTTGAGTCTGCTCCTGATCGATATCGACCATTTCAAGCGGGTCAACGATGACCACGGCCATCTGGTGGGCGATGACTGCCTGACAGAGGTGGCCAGCCTGTGCACCGAAGAAGTGCAGCGGTCCGGGGATCTGCTGGCCCGATACGGTGGCGAGGAGTTCAGCATCCTGCTGCCGGCCACACCCGAGGATGGCGCCGTTCGCGTGGCGGAGCGGGTCCGGCTGGCGGTGGCCCGGTCTCCGGTTTATTCCGGAGAGCACATGGCGCCGGTCCACCTGACCATCAGCGTCGGGGTGGCGACGCTCATTCCCACCGCCGATCTTGAACCCCAGGAGTTGATTCGCCAGGCGGATGAGGCCCTGTACGCCGCCAAGGCGGCGGGCCGCAACCGCGTGATGGTAGCGCGGGGCTTTCGGGCGGCGGTGGCGCCTAGTTCTTGA
- a CDS encoding DoxX family protein encodes MLENADVGKLIIRLTLGGLMLFHGIAKLLNGIGFIEGELASHGLPTVLAYGVYVGEVLAPLMVILGYQTRIGALIIVFNMLFAIALVHAHQLLSLGGNGGWALELQGFFLFTAVAVIFLGPGRYKLKN; translated from the coding sequence TTGCTCGAAAACGCTGACGTTGGAAAACTGATCATCCGCCTGACCCTGGGTGGCCTCATGCTGTTTCACGGCATTGCCAAGCTGCTCAACGGCATCGGCTTTATCGAGGGCGAACTGGCCAGTCATGGCCTGCCAACGGTGCTGGCCTATGGCGTGTATGTCGGCGAAGTGCTGGCGCCGCTGATGGTCATTCTCGGCTACCAGACCCGCATTGGCGCCCTGATCATCGTCTTCAACATGCTGTTTGCCATTGCCCTGGTACACGCGCACCAACTGCTGAGCCTCGGCGGCAACGGCGGCTGGGCACTGGAGCTCCAGGGCTTCTTCCTGTTCACGGCGGTGGCGGTCATTTTCCTCGGCCCGGGCCGCTACAAGCTCAAGAACTAG
- a CDS encoding group I truncated hemoglobin, giving the protein MMTRFTVLAAALVLAGCQALQGTPEPTLYQQLGERQGIARIVEDLLYRIVEDDRINHQFKGVNVAQFHRNLTDQLCELSGGPCTYTGREMRELHADMAITDTQFNALAEHLILAMEENDVPTGAQNRMIKRLVPLYPDIRNL; this is encoded by the coding sequence ATGATGACCCGATTCACCGTACTGGCGGCAGCTCTGGTGCTCGCCGGCTGTCAGGCCCTGCAGGGCACACCCGAACCCACCCTCTACCAGCAACTGGGGGAACGGCAGGGTATTGCCCGGATTGTCGAGGATCTTTTGTATCGGATTGTGGAAGACGACCGCATCAACCATCAGTTCAAAGGGGTGAATGTGGCCCAGTTCCACCGTAACCTGACCGACCAGCTATGTGAGCTCAGCGGCGGCCCCTGCACCTACACTGGCCGCGAAATGCGGGAACTGCACGCAGACATGGCCATCACCGATACCCAGTTCAATGCCCTGGCTGAGCATCTGATCCTCGCCATGGAGGAAAACGATGTGCCCACCGGCGCCCAGAACCGGATGATCAAGCGCCTCGTTCCCCTGTATCCTGACATCCGCAACCTTTAA
- a CDS encoding DUF3034 family protein: MIRPLVVLTLALWAAPSAFADIGSRIWATGGVTTIEGAAGGGLVPWALLGSYASDREWGGTLTLSRAEVDDYSLSVTGAGLNWNNRIEVTVARQTLDLDSLVFTLKNGFGLEQDELNQDIFGAKLRLFGDVLYSPWGQWSAGIQHKRQGDFTVPSAIGARDDSGTDVYFGGSKLFFAAVLNRNLLVNVTTRGTRANQGGLLGFGGDRNNSYEWMVEGSVGLFLNRQWLVGGEYRQKPDNLGFAAEDDWWDVFVAWVPDRRLAVTAALVNLGDVATLEDQQGFYLSLQGSF, translated from the coding sequence ATGATCCGACCCCTCGTCGTGCTAACGCTGGCGCTTTGGGCGGCTCCTTCGGCCTTTGCCGACATCGGCAGCCGGATCTGGGCCACGGGTGGTGTCACAACCATCGAGGGCGCCGCCGGTGGCGGCCTCGTGCCCTGGGCCCTGCTGGGCAGTTACGCCAGCGACCGGGAGTGGGGCGGCACGCTCACCCTGAGCCGGGCCGAGGTGGATGATTACAGCCTGTCGGTCACCGGGGCCGGCCTGAACTGGAACAACCGGATTGAGGTAACGGTGGCCCGCCAGACCCTGGATCTGGACAGCCTGGTGTTCACCCTCAAGAACGGCTTCGGGCTGGAACAGGACGAACTGAACCAGGATATTTTCGGGGCCAAGCTGCGGCTGTTCGGAGATGTTCTTTATAGCCCCTGGGGGCAGTGGTCTGCGGGCATCCAGCACAAGCGCCAAGGTGACTTCACGGTACCCTCGGCCATCGGCGCCCGGGACGACAGCGGCACCGATGTCTACTTCGGCGGCAGCAAGCTGTTCTTCGCCGCGGTGCTGAACCGCAACCTGCTGGTCAACGTGACCACCCGTGGCACCCGCGCCAACCAGGGCGGCCTGCTGGGGTTCGGCGGTGATCGCAACAACAGCTACGAGTGGATGGTGGAGGGCAGCGTGGGACTGTTTCTCAACCGCCAGTGGCTGGTGGGCGGGGAATACCGGCAAAAACCCGACAACCTGGGTTTTGCCGCCGAAGACGACTGGTGGGATGTGTTTGTGGCCTGGGTGCCAGACCGGCGCCTGGCCGTGACCGCGGCGCTGGTGAACCTGGGTGATGTGGCCACTCTGGAGGACCAGCAAGGGTTTTACCTGTCTCTGCAGGGGAGTTTCTGA
- a CDS encoding putative bifunctional diguanylate cyclase/phosphodiesterase: MRIVSRLGFRGRLIAAMIALVALVSLVVIAMLMVYLFEDEKSRALNQLAIGERLTREVIDRRTELELSRLSVLVRDFGFRSAVASRDPATIASALENHSARVGAGFALILDTEGVPLATTGIHPLPEIPPGQLAKARQDGFARSIRAIDGQGYEVLVIPVEAPGLRAWLVIGFAMDQALAEVIARLSDTSVIFRARSESNSQYQRFAATTDIDQTLTRELARAAGSGSLIESSGYFTRIINLGGGDGEGSTEGNPAPVQTILLISRDATLQSYYQRAVEMALLVCAILVFAILLALIIARTLGQPVLQLASYARAIGNGESPEPPTIRAGGELTQLRNALRDMLKSLREREAQIRYAASHDDVTGLGNRNALMDVARDLFERAGACTLIGIRLNDLSDINDTLGLEFGDKVLAETSRRLQDALPDAHIIARTGGGEFLALIPPMAPEERDQRVSELHDLIESPLQIDQTPFSLRVTVVTMELPEDAADTNALRRRLNLTFEQAEAHPEPFTRYQPGRDESHLRELKLITDLHAAILTNCLHMNYQPKLDSRTGQLVQVEALVRWIHPELGFVSPEEFIFLAEQSGQIHELTAHILQRVASDARQWHRDGIDTGIAINLSAMDLTWHSLIQHVADSFSNWHHDLDRITLEVTESALMEDPEEALTTLRRLRDLGVTLSVDDFGTGYSSLSQLRTLPVQELKIDKSFVLKLDSEPQDQLIVRSTIEMAHGLGLKVVAEGIENHNTWQLLQRWGCNLGQGFYLSRPVAAADLAETVRKLAEREPELSETKREYTG; this comes from the coding sequence ATGAGGATTGTCTCCCGGCTTGGCTTCCGTGGGCGACTGATCGCCGCCATGATTGCACTGGTGGCGCTGGTGAGCCTGGTGGTGATCGCCATGCTCATGGTGTACCTGTTCGAGGATGAGAAGAGCCGGGCATTGAACCAGTTGGCCATCGGCGAGCGCCTGACCCGGGAGGTGATCGACCGGCGCACCGAGCTTGAACTGTCCCGGCTGAGCGTGCTGGTTCGTGACTTTGGTTTCCGATCCGCGGTGGCCAGCCGGGACCCGGCCACCATCGCCAGCGCCCTTGAAAACCACAGCGCTCGTGTCGGCGCCGGCTTTGCCCTGATTCTGGACACCGAGGGCGTACCCCTGGCAACCACCGGAATCCACCCCCTACCCGAAATTCCACCAGGCCAACTGGCAAAGGCCCGCCAGGACGGATTTGCCCGCTCGATCCGGGCCATCGACGGGCAGGGCTATGAGGTCCTGGTGATTCCTGTTGAGGCCCCAGGCCTGCGGGCCTGGCTGGTCATCGGCTTTGCCATGGACCAGGCGCTGGCCGAGGTGATCGCCCGCCTGAGCGATACCTCGGTGATTTTCCGGGCCCGCTCGGAATCGAACAGCCAATACCAGCGGTTTGCCGCAACCACCGACATTGACCAGACGCTGACCCGGGAACTGGCCCGGGCTGCCGGATCCGGCAGCCTGATTGAAAGCTCGGGCTATTTTACCCGCATCATCAACCTCGGCGGCGGCGATGGTGAGGGCAGTACAGAGGGCAATCCCGCGCCGGTCCAGACCATCCTGTTGATCAGCCGGGATGCTACGCTTCAGAGCTATTACCAGAGGGCCGTCGAGATGGCCCTGCTGGTCTGCGCCATCCTCGTGTTCGCCATTCTGCTGGCGCTGATCATCGCCCGGACCCTCGGCCAGCCAGTGCTTCAGCTGGCCAGCTACGCCCGCGCCATTGGCAACGGCGAATCGCCCGAACCACCGACGATCCGGGCCGGCGGCGAGCTGACCCAGCTGCGCAATGCCCTACGGGACATGCTGAAAAGCCTCCGGGAACGAGAGGCCCAGATCCGCTATGCCGCCAGCCACGATGACGTGACCGGTCTGGGCAACCGCAATGCGCTGATGGACGTGGCGCGGGACCTTTTCGAACGTGCCGGAGCCTGCACCCTGATCGGCATTCGCCTGAACGATCTGTCCGACATCAACGACACCCTGGGCCTGGAATTTGGCGACAAGGTGCTGGCGGAGACCTCCCGGCGTCTTCAGGATGCCCTGCCCGACGCCCACATTATTGCCCGCACCGGCGGTGGCGAGTTTCTGGCCCTGATCCCGCCCATGGCACCGGAAGAGCGGGATCAGCGGGTCAGCGAACTGCACGACCTGATCGAATCGCCGCTCCAGATCGACCAGACGCCGTTTTCGCTGCGGGTCACGGTGGTGACCATGGAGTTGCCCGAGGATGCCGCCGACACCAATGCACTGCGCCGCCGGCTCAACCTCACCTTCGAGCAGGCCGAGGCGCATCCGGAACCCTTCACCCGTTACCAGCCCGGTCGCGACGAAAGTCACCTCCGGGAGCTGAAACTGATCACCGACCTGCATGCCGCCATCCTGACCAACTGTTTGCACATGAACTACCAGCCCAAGCTGGACAGCCGCACCGGCCAGCTGGTGCAGGTGGAAGCCCTGGTGCGCTGGATCCACCCAGAACTCGGGTTTGTCTCGCCGGAGGAGTTCATCTTTCTTGCCGAACAGTCTGGCCAGATCCACGAGCTCACCGCGCACATTCTGCAACGGGTGGCCAGCGACGCCCGCCAGTGGCACCGGGACGGGATCGACACCGGCATTGCCATCAACCTGTCTGCCATGGACCTGACCTGGCACTCGCTGATCCAGCACGTTGCCGACAGTTTCAGCAACTGGCACCACGATCTGGATCGGATCACCCTGGAGGTTACCGAAAGTGCGCTGATGGAAGATCCGGAAGAAGCACTGACAACGCTCAGGCGGCTCCGGGATCTGGGAGTGACCCTGTCGGTGGACGATTTTGGCACCGGTTATTCCTCGCTGTCGCAGTTACGCACACTGCCCGTGCAGGAGCTGAAAATCGACAAGTCGTTCGTGCTGAAGCTGGATTCCGAGCCCCAGGACCAGCTGATTGTCCGGTCCACCATCGAGATGGCCCATGGTCTGGGGCTGAAAGTGGTGGCGGAAGGCATTGAAAACCATAATACGTGGCAGCTCCTGCAGCGTTGGGGCTGTAACCTCGGACAGGGCTTTTACCTGAGTCGGCCCGTAGCAGCAGCCGATCTGGCGGAGACCGTCAGAAAGCTGGCCGAGCGTGAACCGGAATTGAGCGAAACAAAACGGGAGTACACCGGATGA
- a CDS encoding methylamine utilization protein gives MKRVSAAGLPAILLLASCPVFAVALELPITVTLEGTGEPVAGAVVSVDTRNKPTPDTAEIYQKNRAFHPQILVVPVGSSVDFPNRDNTQHHVYSFSPAKTFNIELYAGRPEAPIVFDQPGVVELGCNIHDQMQGFVVVSDTPAVGTTDDAGQVTLSLEPSRSSDSPGRIGLEIWHPRLPDNTRPITVEVTTSEPASVSLSLVPEAPAESSLDLLQQRFREL, from the coding sequence ATGAAGAGAGTATCTGCCGCTGGATTGCCAGCAATCCTGTTATTGGCGTCGTGTCCTGTTTTTGCCGTCGCACTTGAGTTGCCGATAACGGTGACCCTCGAGGGCACCGGAGAGCCTGTTGCAGGCGCCGTGGTTTCCGTGGATACCCGCAACAAACCGACTCCTGACACAGCGGAAATCTATCAGAAGAACCGGGCATTTCACCCGCAGATTCTGGTGGTTCCGGTGGGCTCGAGCGTGGATTTTCCGAACCGGGACAACACCCAGCACCACGTCTATTCGTTCTCTCCGGCCAAGACCTTCAATATCGAGCTCTACGCCGGCCGGCCGGAGGCACCCATCGTGTTCGACCAACCCGGAGTCGTGGAGCTCGGCTGCAACATTCACGATCAGATGCAGGGCTTTGTCGTGGTGTCCGACACCCCGGCGGTCGGCACGACCGATGATGCCGGCCAGGTGACGCTGTCCCTGGAACCCTCGCGGAGTTCCGACAGTCCCGGACGGATCGGGCTTGAGATCTGGCACCCCAGGCTGCCAGACAACACCCGGCCGATCACCGTGGAGGTGACCACCAGCGAACCGGCCTCGGTTTCCCTGTCGCTGGTACCGGAAGCTCCGGCGGAAAGCTCCCTGGATTTGCTCCAGCAACGCTTTCGTGAGCTTTGA
- a CDS encoding MATE family efflux transporter, with protein MTFNLPATDRRLWALAWPLMLTNLTVPLLGLVDTAVLGHLESPEYLGAVAVGANLFSILYWTFGFMRMGTTGLAAQAWGKRDRFGQVALLLRSVLLATGIGLLLILFHRPLIEIGLALMNPSENVTELAAEYAAIRIWSAPAVLCQYTLVGWLIGTQYARGPMLMLIAANGLNIVLDVLFVTVLGWNSRGVAIATVIAEYGAASLGFLIVLQRMPEGQRLTRALFGSLADYLKILRVNRYIMVRTIILLLVLAFFTAQGARQGDVILAANAVLITFLLLISNALDGFANAAEALIGEAIGRGSRRRFRVVFRSALRWSLWGALLLTVVFVAGGHWLISLLTGIEEVRTTAWRFLPWLWLLPFAAVWGFLLDGVFIGATRTRDMQNTMLFSALGVFAPTWWLTTDWGNHGLWFALIALMLARAASMGWLCWSHTRSGRWFQTD; from the coding sequence ATGACTTTTAACCTGCCGGCCACCGACCGGCGCCTCTGGGCCCTGGCCTGGCCCCTGATGCTCACCAACCTCACCGTCCCCCTGCTGGGACTGGTGGATACCGCCGTGCTCGGACACCTGGAGAGTCCCGAGTACCTGGGCGCAGTGGCGGTGGGCGCCAACCTGTTCAGCATTCTTTACTGGACCTTCGGTTTCATGCGGATGGGTACCACGGGCCTGGCTGCCCAGGCCTGGGGCAAACGGGACCGGTTTGGCCAGGTGGCGTTGCTGCTGCGCTCGGTGCTGCTGGCCACGGGGATCGGCCTCCTGCTGATTCTGTTCCACCGGCCGCTGATCGAGATTGGGCTTGCCCTGATGAACCCGAGCGAAAACGTCACGGAACTGGCGGCCGAGTACGCGGCTATCCGCATCTGGAGCGCCCCGGCGGTGCTCTGCCAGTACACACTGGTGGGCTGGCTGATCGGCACCCAGTACGCCCGCGGCCCCATGCTCATGCTCATCGCCGCCAACGGGCTCAACATCGTGCTGGATGTCCTGTTCGTAACGGTGCTGGGCTGGAACAGCCGGGGCGTGGCCATTGCCACGGTGATCGCCGAGTACGGCGCCGCCAGTCTCGGTTTCCTGATCGTGCTGCAACGCATGCCGGAAGGCCAGCGGCTGACCCGGGCCCTGTTCGGCAGCCTGGCCGACTATCTGAAGATTCTCAGGGTTAACCGGTACATTATGGTCCGCACCATTATCCTGTTGCTGGTGCTGGCCTTCTTTACCGCCCAGGGTGCCCGCCAGGGCGATGTGATTCTGGCCGCCAACGCCGTCCTGATCACCTTCCTGCTGCTGATCTCCAATGCCCTGGACGGCTTTGCCAATGCCGCCGAGGCACTGATTGGCGAAGCCATTGGCCGGGGCAGCCGGCGCCGGTTCCGGGTGGTGTTCCGAAGCGCCCTGCGCTGGTCGCTCTGGGGCGCACTGCTGCTTACCGTTGTGTTCGTGGCCGGGGGCCACTGGCTGATATCACTGCTGACCGGCATCGAGGAAGTCCGGACCACGGCCTGGCGTTTCCTGCCCTGGCTCTGGCTGCTGCCGTTCGCCGCCGTCTGGGGCTTCCTGCTGGACGGTGTGTTTATCGGCGCCACCCGTACCCGGGATATGCAGAACACCATGTTGTTCTCGGCATTGGGGGTGTTTGCTCCAACCTGGTGGCTCACCACCGACTGGGGCAACCACGGTCTCTGGTTCGCCCTGATTGCCCTGATGCTTGCCCGGGCCGCCAGCATGGGGTGGCTGTGCTGGTCACACACCCGAAGCGGGCGCTGGTTCCAGACCGATTGA
- the coxB gene encoding cytochrome c oxidase subunit II: MRVHAQRAGALLGGLMFPAWSMADWTLNMTPGVTGTSNEIFSLHMTILWICVVIGVVVFGVMFWSIFAHRKSQGAKPANFHENTLVEVLWTIIPFAILVVMAIPATATLVDMYDTTESDVDIKVTGYQWKWQYEYINEDFGYFSNLATPRAQIENRQAKGDNYLLEVDNPLVIPVGKKVRFLLTANDVIHSWWVPDFGVKKDAIPGFINETWTRVDKPGIYRGQCTELCGKDHGFMPVVVEAVPEEEYNAWVAEKKEAAERERQLTQKDWTMAELMERGEKAYQTACAACHQADGSGAPPAFPALKGSSIATEDMAAHIDIVVNGKAGTAMQAFGNQLSEVDLAAVITYERNAWGNNTGEMVTPKEIFDYKNQQ; encoded by the coding sequence ATGCGCGTGCACGCTCAGCGGGCGGGTGCCCTCTTAGGCGGTCTGATGTTCCCCGCCTGGTCCATGGCGGACTGGACACTGAACATGACCCCGGGGGTGACCGGCACCAGTAACGAGATTTTCAGCCTTCACATGACCATTCTGTGGATCTGCGTCGTGATCGGCGTCGTGGTCTTCGGGGTCATGTTCTGGTCCATTTTTGCGCACCGGAAATCCCAGGGCGCGAAACCGGCCAACTTCCATGAGAACACGCTGGTGGAAGTCCTCTGGACCATCATACCCTTCGCCATCCTGGTTGTGATGGCCATTCCCGCCACCGCCACCCTGGTCGACATGTACGATACGACCGAATCGGACGTGGACATCAAGGTCACCGGTTATCAGTGGAAATGGCAGTACGAGTATATCAACGAGGACTTCGGTTACTTCTCCAACCTGGCCACGCCCCGTGCCCAGATCGAGAACCGTCAGGCCAAGGGGGATAACTATCTGCTCGAGGTGGACAATCCCCTGGTTATCCCCGTGGGCAAGAAGGTCCGCTTCCTGCTGACGGCAAACGACGTGATCCATTCCTGGTGGGTGCCGGATTTCGGCGTGAAGAAAGACGCCATTCCGGGCTTTATCAATGAAACCTGGACGCGGGTCGACAAACCCGGCATCTATCGTGGCCAGTGTACCGAGCTTTGTGGCAAGGACCACGGCTTCATGCCGGTTGTGGTGGAAGCAGTGCCTGAAGAGGAATACAACGCCTGGGTGGCGGAAAAGAAGGAAGCCGCCGAGCGTGAGCGCCAGCTGACCCAGAAAGACTGGACCATGGCCGAGTTGATGGAGCGTGGCGAGAAAGCCTACCAGACGGCCTGTGCGGCCTGTCACCAGGCTGACGGCAGCGGTGCCCCGCCCGCATTCCCGGCGCTCAAGGGCAGCTCGATCGCCACCGAGGATATGGCCGCGCACATCGACATTGTTGTCAACGGCAAGGCGGGCACGGCCATGCAGGCCTTCGGTAACCAGCTTAGCGAAGTGGACCTGGCCGCGGTGATTACCTACGAGCGGAACGCCTGGGGTAACAACACCGGTGAAATGGTCACGCCGAAAGAAATCTTTGATTACAAGAACCAGCAGTAA